The following proteins are encoded in a genomic region of Fervidobacterium pennivorans DSM 9078:
- a CDS encoding MBL fold metallo-hydrolase translates to MQNNSPLITIGSTNLTILCDDTLQSPLHSEHGFSLLVERTGEPTILFDTGTTNIFMKNAEILGKDLTTVEYIVISHGHYDHAGGLKYLTYLGKKFKVYLRQDAFLPKYSGERFTGIDWEVIKDAFEYVIVKDKIVKITNFIYAFGPAWMRNNFEEPDPNFQIIKNNERARDFFEEELNLIIDEGDGIVLITGCAHRGIVNIVLDALELFDKKIKLLIGGFHLYKSSEEKVDKVVSILKSLPIDQIIPLHCSGELAKMKLTVRIL, encoded by the coding sequence ATGCAAAACAACAGTCCATTAATTACCATCGGTTCAACTAATTTAACCATTCTTTGCGATGATACTCTTCAATCACCACTACACTCTGAACACGGCTTTTCTTTGCTGGTAGAAAGAACAGGAGAGCCGACTATTCTTTTTGATACCGGCACGACAAATATTTTTATGAAAAATGCTGAAATACTCGGCAAAGACCTCACAACAGTAGAATACATCGTTATCAGCCACGGTCACTATGACCATGCAGGCGGTTTGAAATATTTAACTTATCTTGGCAAAAAATTCAAAGTTTATCTTAGGCAAGATGCATTCTTACCCAAATACAGTGGTGAGAGATTCACAGGAATAGACTGGGAAGTCATAAAAGATGCATTCGAATATGTAATTGTCAAAGACAAAATCGTCAAAATAACAAATTTCATTTATGCTTTTGGACCTGCATGGATGAGAAACAACTTTGAAGAGCCAGATCCTAATTTTCAGATTATAAAGAACAACGAACGGGCCAGGGACTTTTTTGAAGAAGAATTAAACCTTATCATAGACGAAGGCGATGGAATTGTTCTCATAACCGGATGCGCACATAGAGGGATAGTAAACATTGTTCTTGATGCACTTGAATTGTTTGATAAGAAAATCAAACTTCTCATTGGAGGATTTCATCTCTACAAATCATCGGAGGAAAAAGTTGATAAAGTTGTCTCGATTCTTAAAAGCTTGCCAATTGATCAGATAATACCACTACACTGCAGTGGGGAATTGGCGAAAATGAAATTGACAGTAAGGATACTTTAA
- a CDS encoding DEAD/DEAH box helicase, with amino-acid sequence MKIRLHSHQVTAIDMWFNNNCRGIISMATGTGKTFTAIGAVDRLFKEIEKNAVFISAPYSHLVTQWKSSIERYGLNADSIIECHSGIPNWHERALKVLRKVKLGIFKNVIFLSTHNTIVGEKMNNLIEEIALDKFAKLTIIADEVHGIGSKMRRKNLSNHFENRLGLSATPKRMYDEVGNSFLHEYFGEIVFEFSLCQAVNNVNPDTLRTYLTPYYYYPVPCYLTDEEMKKYREVTEKIIKKANYLQKFNYGDLEDDPELQKLLFKRSKILKASVSKYEALHRILNLLKAHGKIQKTIIFCDEQLIDQVMDILDAEKITAVKFIQELSKQEREYVLKLFQEGQIDILVGIKMLDEGVDVPGVDKAIILSSSTNPREYIQRLGRVLRIAPAKKSAYVYDVVVFPKPTGFESDKVYKRILEVEFSRVEIMAQCAENAFEAIQTVSGIKRGFFT; translated from the coding sequence ATGAAAATACGCCTTCATTCGCATCAGGTTACAGCAATCGACATGTGGTTTAATAATAACTGCCGTGGGATAATTTCGATGGCAACGGGCACTGGAAAAACATTCACTGCAATTGGTGCTGTAGATAGATTGTTTAAGGAAATTGAGAAGAATGCAGTATTTATCTCTGCCCCGTATTCTCACCTTGTTACGCAATGGAAAAGTTCAATCGAGCGGTATGGTTTGAATGCCGATTCAATTATAGAATGCCACTCAGGTATTCCAAATTGGCATGAAAGAGCGCTAAAGGTTCTTAGAAAAGTTAAACTCGGTATCTTCAAGAACGTTATATTTCTCTCTACGCACAATACCATTGTAGGAGAAAAAATGAACAATCTCATCGAGGAAATTGCTCTTGATAAATTCGCGAAGTTAACTATCATTGCGGACGAGGTACACGGCATCGGTTCTAAAATGCGAAGGAAAAACCTTTCTAATCACTTCGAAAACAGGCTCGGATTAAGTGCAACACCCAAACGTATGTATGATGAAGTTGGAAACAGCTTCCTTCACGAGTACTTTGGAGAGATAGTATTTGAATTTTCACTTTGCCAAGCTGTGAATAATGTGAATCCTGACACATTGAGAACATACCTGACTCCATATTACTACTATCCGGTCCCATGTTATTTAACAGATGAAGAGATGAAGAAGTATAGGGAAGTTACAGAAAAGATAATCAAGAAAGCTAACTATCTACAGAAGTTTAATTATGGAGACCTTGAAGATGATCCTGAGCTTCAGAAATTGCTGTTCAAAAGAAGCAAAATTCTCAAGGCTTCGGTCTCGAAATACGAAGCTCTACATCGAATACTGAACCTGCTAAAAGCACATGGAAAGATCCAAAAAACAATAATCTTTTGTGATGAACAACTCATTGACCAAGTTATGGACATTCTAGACGCAGAGAAAATAACCGCTGTTAAATTTATACAAGAACTTTCCAAACAGGAAAGAGAGTATGTCCTCAAGCTCTTTCAAGAGGGGCAGATAGACATTCTTGTAGGAATTAAAATGCTTGATGAAGGTGTAGATGTCCCGGGAGTGGACAAAGCTATAATTCTCTCGAGCTCTACAAATCCTCGTGAATATATCCAGAGACTTGGTCGGGTATTGCGTATAGCTCCTGCAAAGAAATCTGCATATGTATATGATGTTGTAGTATTCCCGAAACCAACTGGTTTTGAAAGTGATAAGGTCTATAAGCGAATCTTAGAAGTGGAGTTTTCTCGAGTTGAAATAATGGCTCAATGTGCTGAAAACGCGTTTGAAGCGATACAGACTGTGTCCGGAATAAAGAGGGGGTTTTTCACATGA